TGCCGGCCCCACCATCCAGACTGTCGTGCCCCGCACCGCCTGACAGGGTGTCATGCCCATCGCCGCCGTTCAGGTCATCATCATCGCCGCCACCCTCAAGGCTGTCGTTGCCGTCACCGCCGTCAAGGTGGTCATACCCTGCGCCGCCGTCCAGCGTATCGTCGCCATCCCGGCCAAAAAGCCGGTCGTTGCCAGGGCCAGCGGCAAGAAAGTCGTCGCCCGGTCCGCCGTCAAGATAATCTTGCGCCGCGCCACCATCGAGATTGTCGTTGCCGTCGCCCCCGAAAAGGTCGTCTGATCCGTCGTCGCCCTGCAGTATATCGTCGCCGGAATCCCCGCGCAGGAGGTCGTTGTCATCACCGCCGCTGATAACGTCGTCACCGCCACCGCCGAACAAAGTGTCCCTGCTCCCAAGGCCAAAAATGACGTCAGCTGCTGCTGATCCAGCGATGCTATCGGGGGAGGAGGTTCCGTTAAACTGTGGCATCTTAGTAAATCCTGATAGTGCTATATTGACCTTGTTGTACGCCTTCCAAAAGTGCAGACGCATCGGTCCATACGATATCCCGTGTGCCTCGTGAGTCCATGGCGCACGAAGAAAAATTATTTATTCACGGTGCAAGAACAGAAGTCTGAAAACCCGCGTGATCCCATTCATCCTGCCGCTACCACACCGCAATCATCGATCAGCAGACAGTTGCAGGCCTGCCTATCCGCAAAAAAATGGCCGACCGTGGAAGAGAGACTGTCGGGCACAAGCACCTACCCCCACATCCGCGTTGCCGGAAACCAGAAGCACGCCCCAAGAACCAGTTGCGCAACAATGCCTCACCAATGAGGCCTTGTAGGCTGTCGCGTCGTCTGTATAATTTTGGTCTGCTTTATTGCACTTAGACAGACTAACCGGGTAGAGTTTCAACGTGTCACTTTTCTTCATCGTTTCCTTGCCGTTCTTCGGTGCCTTGCTTCCTGGTCTGATGAACGCCGCAGGGCGGTCAGCCTGCGCTGGTGTGACGTTTGCTGTCTCTCTTATTGCGTTTCTGGGTCTGCTGACCAATCTTCCCTCGGTTCTGGCGGGCGAGGTCGTGATGGCCCGGATCGACTGGATGCCACTGCTTGGGCTGAATTTCACGCTTATGCTTGACGGGCTTGGGTTTTTCTTTGCTGTGCTGATCCTTGGCATCGGGCTTTTGATCATCGCATATGCGCGGCACTATCTCAGCCGCGATGACAATATGGGCGAATTCTTTACCTATCTCCTGCTGTTTCAGGGCGCGATGGTGGGCATCGTACTCAGCGACAACATTCTGCTCTTGTTGATCTTTTGGGAGCTGACATCGCTGTCGTCATTCCTGTTGATCGGGTACTGGAAGCATTTGCCAGAAGGGCGACAGGGCGCACGGATGGCCTTGGTCGTGACCGGCATGGGCGGGCTGGCGATGATCGGTGGCATGCTGATCCTGGGTCAGATCGTCGGCAGCTATGATCTAAGCGTCATTTTGCAGCACCGCGAACTGATCCAGGCGGACCCGCTTTATGTTCCGGCGCTGATCCTGATCCTGCTTGGCTGTTTCACCAAATCGGCACAGTTCCCGTTCCACTTCTGGTTGCCACATGCGATGGCCGCCCCGACACCTGTCTCGGCTTATCTGCACTCGGCCACGATGGTTAAGGCCGGGATTTTCCTGATGGCCCGTATGTGGCCGGTGCTGTCAGGCACGCCGGAGTGGATTGGGATCGTGACGACGGCGGGGCTGATCACAATGGTTCTCGGGGCGTTGATCGCCCTGTTCAAACACGACCTTAAGGCGCTTCTGGCGTTCTCGACTGTCAGTCACCTTGGGTTGATCACCATGCTTTTGGGAACCGGCACCGCCTTTGGCGCTATGGCGGCCGTGTTTCATATCCTGAACCATGCCACCTTCAAGGCGGCCCTGTTCATGTCTGCCGGGATTGTCGATCACGAGGCCCACACCCGCGATATTCGCCGATTGGGTGGGTTGCGCAGACTGATGCCAGTGACCTTTATGATTGCGACGCTCGCCGCCTTGTCGATGGCGGGCATTCCACTGCTGAACGGGTTCTTGTCCAAAGAAATGATGCTGGAGGAAACGCTGCACACCACGCTCTTTGGCATGCCGCTGTTGGTTCCCGTGCTGGCAACTATCGGTTCGCTGTTATCCGCCGCCTATTGCTTTCGTCTGATCGGGCACGTTTTCCTTGGGCCGGTGCGCGACGACTACCCGTCCAAGCCGCATGATCCGGGCCCCGGTTTGTGGCTACCGCCCGGCATTCTGGTCACTCTTGTCGTGGTGATCGGCGTCGCTCCGTTTCTGGCCGAGCCATTTGTAAAGATCGTTACCGCATCGCTGCTGGGCATCGAAGCAGACGTTCCTGATGACCATTTCAAGATTTGGCATGGTTTGGTGCCGGCGCTCTATATGTCGATTACCGCGGTGATTGGCGGCGTACTCTTGATGGTTCTGTACCGCCCACTCCTGCGCGCATGGGAAGCGGCGCCGCGACCCGAGGCCAAAGTAATCTTTGACATGATTGTCGAAGGCGCAGCGCGGCTGGCGCAAAAAATCATCTTTGCACTGCACAACGGCGCTTTCACGCGCTACGCTGTCATTGCGACAATTGCGATGCTCGCTGCGGGATTTCATGCGTGGAGCACAGGAACAGTTTCCGCGCCGACACGGGCCATGCAAGCTGCCAACCCCGTGGCCATTGCGGGTTGGGCCATGCTTGTCGCCGCCAGTTGTGCCTTGGTTCTCTTGCACCGCAACCGGCTCTTGTCATTGATCCTGATTGGTATCGTGGGTCTGATGGTTTCGATCGG
Above is a genomic segment from Puniceibacterium sp. IMCC21224 containing:
- a CDS encoding monovalent cation/H+ antiporter subunit A; this encodes MSLFFIVSLPFFGALLPGLMNAAGRSACAGVTFAVSLIAFLGLLTNLPSVLAGEVVMARIDWMPLLGLNFTLMLDGLGFFFAVLILGIGLLIIAYARHYLSRDDNMGEFFTYLLLFQGAMVGIVLSDNILLLLIFWELTSLSSFLLIGYWKHLPEGRQGARMALVVTGMGGLAMIGGMLILGQIVGSYDLSVILQHRELIQADPLYVPALILILLGCFTKSAQFPFHFWLPHAMAAPTPVSAYLHSATMVKAGIFLMARMWPVLSGTPEWIGIVTTAGLITMVLGALIALFKHDLKALLAFSTVSHLGLITMLLGTGTAFGAMAAVFHILNHATFKAALFMSAGIVDHEAHTRDIRRLGGLRRLMPVTFMIATLAALSMAGIPLLNGFLSKEMMLEETLHTTLFGMPLLVPVLATIGSLLSAAYCFRLIGHVFLGPVRDDYPSKPHDPGPGLWLPPGILVTLVVVIGVAPFLAEPFVKIVTASLLGIEADVPDDHFKIWHGLVPALYMSITAVIGGVLLMVLYRPLLRAWEAAPRPEAKVIFDMIVEGAARLAQKIIFALHNGAFTRYAVIATIAMLAAGFHAWSTGTVSAPTRAMQAANPVAIAGWAMLVAASCALVLLHRNRLLSLILIGIVGLMVSIGFVYLSAPDLAMTQFTVEVVTIILLLLALNFLPNYTPIESSVLRRVRDGVVAVAGGLATFALAYHYLLRDAVGTPISEFHLANSYKGGGGTNVVNVILVDFRGFDTYGEIIVLGIAALLIYALTETLLDGPVRARLLNRKPDQPRAGDKHPMMMVVLTRVIMPVVLMVGFYIFLRGHNEPGGGFIAGLIVSIGVVMQYMASGFAWTSARLRYPYHGVIGAGVLIAGFTGMGAWFVGKPFLTSDFTYVRIPPFEKFELATASIFDLGVFLAVVGAVMLSLESFSRLARRANMKDSEHPMDIDPSRDELPLDEHDPIKGGA